Proteins from one Chitinophaga oryzae genomic window:
- a CDS encoding serine O-acetyltransferase, with translation MSDFLEELARRHQLAAANAYPATSVVSDFANSLINWLFPEHTGHVMADPVLLKEYGRKLEKQLETLLLPMQHQLPEEAGHISRAFMSRVPMIYDELTKDANAIFQGDPAATCLYEVIRAYPGFYAIAFYRMAHALYELKIPLLPRMITELAHARTGIDIHPGAVIAPFFCIDHGTGIVIGETTVIGQHVKLYQGVTLGALSIEKTMARSKRHPTIEEHVVIYAGATILGGDTVIGHHSVIGGNVWLIRSVEPFSRIYYKAEHKYLESNHE, from the coding sequence ATGAGCGATTTTTTGGAAGAACTGGCGCGAAGACACCAATTGGCTGCTGCAAATGCTTATCCCGCCACCAGTGTTGTAAGTGATTTTGCCAATAGTCTGATTAATTGGTTATTCCCCGAACATACCGGCCACGTAATGGCCGACCCCGTACTTTTGAAAGAGTACGGCCGCAAGCTGGAGAAACAGCTGGAGACATTACTGCTGCCGATGCAGCATCAGTTGCCCGAAGAAGCGGGCCATATCAGCCGGGCTTTTATGAGCAGGGTGCCAATGATATACGATGAGCTGACCAAAGATGCGAACGCTATTTTCCAGGGCGATCCGGCGGCTACCTGTCTGTATGAGGTGATACGTGCCTACCCCGGGTTCTACGCCATCGCGTTTTACCGGATGGCGCATGCCCTGTATGAACTGAAGATCCCGCTGTTGCCCAGGATGATCACGGAGCTGGCGCATGCCCGTACCGGTATTGACATCCATCCGGGCGCGGTGATAGCGCCGTTCTTCTGTATAGATCACGGTACGGGCATCGTCATCGGGGAAACGACCGTTATCGGTCAGCATGTAAAGCTGTACCAGGGCGTAACCCTCGGCGCGCTGAGCATTGAAAAAACCATGGCGCGCAGCAAGCGGCACCCTACCATCGAAGAACATGTAGTCATTTATGCCGGCGCCACTATCCTGGGCGGCGATACCGTCATCGGCCACCATAGCGTTATCGGCGGTAACGTATGGCTGATACGGAGCGTAGAGCCTTTTTCCCGTATCTATTACAAAGCGGAGCATAAATACCTGGAGAGCAATCACGAATAA
- the dnaG gene encoding DNA primase, whose translation MISQQSIQQILSRIDIVEIVGSFVKLKKRGANYMGLCPFHNEKSPSFTVSPSKEIYKCFGCGKSGNAISFVMEHEKYSYVEAIKWLAQKYQVEIEETEVSPELRQHQLMSDSLFIINSFAREYFTDTLFNSEEGQNVGVSYFEERGFTEETIRKFQLGYCLNTRDAFAQTALAKGYNLEYLQKTGLVTIRNEQPADNYRGRVIFPIHNQSGKILGFGARILVKSDRAPKYINSPENEIYVKSRVLYGTYFARHAIDKLNECLLVEGYTDVISLHQAGVENVVASSGTSLTQDQLRLIKKYTNNLTIIYDGDSAGIKAALRGLDMAVEESLNVKLVLLPDKEDPDSYVQRIGAAAFRTFIEENKQDFVLFKLQLSMQEAGNDSNKKSQLVNEIAETISKIDKAEDFTRQQDYIRQCSQLLRIDEQGLVALVNKFIRERLVKREQAHARNTPAPSEQDDVLSEEAIAAMEAAETGVSISSLLNRDEKQEKELVKILLRFGDKPFSEEENSTVADYVFHLPYDFESLADSEMVKRILREYKQLYDEGSLPDKKWFLYHQDPEMSKYTALILEDKEAELSTNWKERFEIDTVYGDNAYLKDTISTTNYLILRKIKKLITENQEEAERATDMEQVMRCLEMQVHLKALEKELTQGLGTVIFK comes from the coding sequence GTGATATCTCAACAATCCATACAACAGATCCTCAGCCGCATTGACATTGTGGAGATCGTGGGTTCTTTTGTGAAACTGAAAAAACGGGGCGCCAACTACATGGGGCTTTGTCCGTTTCACAACGAGAAATCCCCGTCCTTCACCGTATCTCCCAGCAAGGAGATCTACAAATGTTTTGGTTGTGGTAAAAGCGGCAACGCCATCAGCTTTGTCATGGAGCACGAGAAGTACTCCTATGTGGAAGCCATCAAATGGCTGGCGCAGAAGTACCAGGTAGAGATCGAAGAGACAGAGGTAAGTCCCGAGCTGCGGCAGCATCAGCTGATGTCCGACAGCCTGTTCATTATCAACAGCTTCGCCCGGGAGTATTTCACCGATACCCTGTTCAACTCGGAAGAGGGACAAAACGTGGGGGTCAGCTATTTTGAAGAACGCGGTTTCACGGAAGAGACGATCCGCAAGTTCCAGCTGGGGTATTGTCTCAATACGCGCGACGCCTTCGCCCAGACAGCCCTCGCCAAAGGCTACAACCTGGAGTATCTCCAGAAAACGGGCCTGGTGACCATCCGCAACGAGCAACCGGCCGACAACTACCGCGGCAGGGTTATCTTCCCGATCCATAACCAGTCGGGCAAGATCCTCGGCTTCGGCGCCCGTATCCTCGTCAAATCGGACCGCGCGCCCAAATACATCAACTCCCCCGAAAACGAGATATACGTCAAGAGCCGGGTGCTGTACGGCACCTATTTCGCGCGGCATGCCATTGACAAACTCAATGAATGCCTGCTCGTGGAAGGGTATACCGACGTGATTTCCCTGCATCAGGCAGGGGTGGAAAACGTGGTCGCCTCCAGCGGCACCTCCCTCACGCAGGACCAGCTGCGGCTCATTAAAAAATACACCAACAACCTCACCATCATCTACGATGGCGACAGCGCCGGTATCAAAGCAGCGCTGCGCGGCCTCGATATGGCCGTAGAGGAAAGCCTCAACGTAAAGCTGGTACTGCTGCCCGATAAAGAAGACCCGGACAGTTATGTGCAACGCATCGGCGCGGCCGCCTTCCGTACGTTCATCGAGGAGAACAAGCAGGACTTCGTGCTGTTCAAGCTGCAGCTGAGCATGCAGGAAGCCGGTAATGACAGTAATAAAAAATCACAGCTGGTCAACGAGATCGCGGAAACTATCTCCAAAATCGACAAGGCCGAAGATTTCACCCGTCAGCAGGATTATATCCGGCAGTGCAGCCAGTTGCTCAGGATCGATGAACAGGGCCTGGTGGCGCTGGTCAACAAGTTCATCCGCGAAAGACTGGTAAAGCGGGAGCAGGCCCATGCCCGCAATACGCCGGCGCCGTCCGAACAGGACGATGTGCTCAGCGAAGAGGCCATCGCCGCCATGGAGGCCGCCGAAACCGGCGTTTCCATTTCCTCGCTGCTCAACAGGGATGAAAAACAGGAGAAAGAGCTGGTGAAAATACTGCTGCGTTTTGGCGACAAGCCTTTCAGCGAAGAAGAGAACAGCACGGTGGCCGATTATGTCTTCCATCTGCCCTATGACTTTGAATCGCTGGCCGACAGTGAGATGGTGAAACGTATCCTGCGGGAATACAAACAGCTGTATGATGAAGGCAGCCTGCCGGATAAAAAATGGTTCCTGTACCACCAGGACCCGGAGATGAGCAAGTATACCGCGCTGATACTGGAAGATAAAGAAGCGGAGCTGAGCACTAACTGGAAGGAGCGGTTCGAGATTGATACCGTTTACGGAGACAATGCCTACCTGAAAGACACCATATCCACTACCAACTATCTGATCCTCCGGAAGATCAAGAAGCTGATCACGGAAAACCAGGAAGAAGCAGAGAGAGCCACCGACATGGAGCAGGTGATGCGCTGCCTGGAGATGCAGGTGCACCTGAAAGCCCTGGAGAAAGAGCTCACCCAGGGCCTCGGTACTGTTATTTTCAAATAA
- the cysM gene encoding cysteine synthase CysM encodes MATILDLVGNTPMVELQRIPESPAVKIYAKLEGTNPGGSVKDRAAYGMIKGALDRGEIRSGTRLIEATSGNTGIALAMIANLFGIEIDLVMPADSTLERVQTMQAYGARVILEESMETSIDYANAQVAKGGYVMLNQFANPDNYGMHYKTTGPEIWRDTGGRITHFVSAMGTTGTIMGVSKYLKEQDPAVQIVGCQPTEGSKIPGIRKWPEAYLPKIFDKSRVDVTMDISEQEAREMTKRLAKEEAIFCGMSSGGAMAAALRLSRELTSGVIVGIICDRGDRYLSSDLFA; translated from the coding sequence ATGGCGACAATACTGGACCTCGTTGGCAACACGCCAATGGTGGAATTACAACGGATCCCGGAGAGCCCGGCCGTTAAAATCTATGCAAAACTGGAGGGTACCAATCCCGGTGGCAGTGTAAAGGACCGTGCGGCCTATGGCATGATCAAAGGGGCGCTGGACAGGGGCGAGATCCGCAGCGGCACCCGGCTGATAGAAGCCACCAGCGGCAATACCGGCATTGCCCTGGCCATGATCGCCAATTTATTTGGCATCGAGATAGACCTTGTCATGCCGGCAGACTCCACCCTGGAACGGGTGCAGACGATGCAGGCCTACGGCGCCAGGGTGATACTGGAAGAATCCATGGAGACCTCCATCGACTATGCCAACGCGCAGGTGGCCAAAGGCGGCTACGTGATGCTGAACCAGTTTGCCAACCCTGATAACTACGGGATGCATTATAAAACTACCGGACCGGAAATCTGGCGGGACACGGGCGGCAGGATCACCCACTTCGTGAGCGCTATGGGCACCACGGGCACTATTATGGGCGTATCAAAGTACCTGAAGGAGCAGGACCCGGCAGTGCAGATTGTGGGCTGTCAGCCTACCGAAGGCTCCAAAATACCGGGTATCCGCAAATGGCCGGAGGCTTATCTCCCTAAAATATTTGATAAATCACGGGTAGATGTAACGATGGACATCTCCGAGCAGGAAGCAAGGGAGATGACGAAAAGGCTGGCGAAAGAAGAGGCCATTTTCTGCGGTATGAGCAGTGGCGGCGCCATGGCGGCAGCCCTGCGGCTTTCAAGGGAACTGACCAGCGGCGTGATCGTGGGCATTATCTGCGACCGCGGCGACCGCTACCTTTCCAGTGACCTTTTTGCGTGA
- a CDS encoding acetyl-CoA C-acyltransferase produces the protein MKEVFIVAAVRTPIGGLNGTLSGVSAVKLGSAVIKAALAQSGIDAAKVNEVYMGNVLSANLGQAPATQAGLGAGLPDTVPCTGVNKVCASGMKAIMLGAQSIQLGENDIVVAGGMESMSNAPYYLDKARTGYKLGHGTITDAIIRDGLWDPYKDFHMGNAAELCAAKYKITREDQDAYAIESYRRAAVAWEKGYYKKEVVPVEVPGKTVVTVSEDEDYKKVILEKVPTLKPTFQKDGTITAANASNINDGAAAVVLVSGEKLKELGLKPLAKIISFADANQAPEWFTTTPVKAAEKALAKANLKISDMDFAEVNEAFSCVPIANAKDLNMPLEKVNVWGGAVSMGHPIGCSGARIVVTLNSILHENNARYGLAAICNGGGGASAMIIEKI, from the coding sequence ATGAAAGAAGTTTTTATAGTAGCCGCAGTCCGTACGCCTATCGGAGGCCTGAATGGTACGCTGTCCGGCGTTTCGGCTGTAAAGCTGGGTTCTGCCGTTATCAAAGCTGCACTGGCGCAGTCAGGGATCGATGCTGCTAAAGTGAATGAAGTATATATGGGTAATGTGCTCAGTGCCAACCTGGGCCAGGCGCCAGCCACGCAGGCCGGTCTGGGTGCGGGCCTGCCGGATACGGTGCCTTGCACGGGCGTCAACAAGGTATGTGCCTCCGGCATGAAAGCCATTATGCTGGGCGCCCAGAGCATCCAGCTGGGAGAAAATGATATCGTGGTGGCCGGTGGTATGGAGAGCATGAGCAATGCCCCTTATTACCTGGATAAGGCCCGCACCGGTTACAAACTCGGTCATGGCACTATTACGGACGCGATCATCCGCGACGGCCTCTGGGACCCTTACAAGGATTTCCATATGGGCAATGCCGCTGAACTTTGCGCCGCAAAATATAAGATCACCCGGGAAGACCAGGACGCTTACGCTATTGAAAGCTATCGCCGTGCGGCAGTAGCCTGGGAGAAAGGATATTACAAAAAGGAAGTGGTGCCGGTAGAAGTGCCCGGTAAAACGGTGGTGACCGTATCAGAAGACGAAGATTACAAAAAGGTGATCCTTGAAAAAGTGCCCACGCTGAAACCTACCTTCCAGAAAGACGGTACCATCACGGCGGCCAATGCTTCCAACATCAACGACGGCGCTGCTGCCGTGGTGCTGGTGAGCGGAGAGAAGCTGAAAGAGCTGGGCCTGAAGCCGCTGGCTAAAATTATCAGCTTTGCCGATGCCAACCAGGCGCCGGAATGGTTTACCACCACGCCGGTAAAAGCCGCAGAGAAAGCGTTGGCCAAGGCCAACCTGAAAATTTCCGATATGGATTTCGCAGAGGTGAACGAAGCCTTTTCCTGTGTGCCTATTGCCAATGCGAAAGACCTGAACATGCCGCTGGAGAAAGTGAACGTATGGGGCGGCGCGGTGTCTATGGGACACCCGATCGGTTGCAGTGGCGCGAGGATCGTGGTAACGCTCAATTCCATCCTGCATGAAAATAATGCCCGCTATGGCCTGGCTGCTATCTGTAACGGCGGCGGCGGCGCCAGCGCGATGATTATTGAAAAAATTTAG
- a CDS encoding sigma-54-dependent transcriptional regulator, translating to MANILIIDDEKSIRKTLTEILSYEGYKVEEAADGLEGFKMFQAKQYDAVLCDIKMPKMDGLEFLEKAREINQDVPIIMVSGHGNIDTAVDAVKKGAYDYISKPPDLNRLLITLRNAMDKTKLVTETKTLRRKVNKVPEMIGDSAPILKIRETIEKVAPTDARVLITGENGVGKELVARWLHERSNRASGPMVEVNCAAIPSELIESELFGHEKGSFTSAVKQRIGKFEQASGGTLFLDEIGDMSLSAQAKVLRALQEGKITRVGGDKEISVDVRVVAATNKDLLKEVEDKNFRLDLYHRLSVILIHVASLNDRREDVPLLVDNFLDAVCSEYGIARKGIDKDAMKALQNHNWSGNIRELRNVVERLVILSGKTITTEDVEDFVVPVRERKKAGS from the coding sequence ATGGCTAACATTTTAATTATTGACGACGAAAAAAGCATCCGTAAAACACTCACTGAAATTCTGAGCTATGAAGGTTATAAGGTAGAAGAGGCTGCGGACGGCTTGGAAGGATTTAAAATGTTCCAGGCAAAACAATACGATGCCGTATTGTGTGATATCAAAATGCCTAAAATGGATGGCCTGGAATTCCTGGAGAAAGCCAGGGAAATCAACCAGGACGTACCTATTATCATGGTGTCCGGCCACGGTAACATCGATACCGCCGTCGACGCTGTGAAAAAAGGCGCGTATGATTATATCTCCAAACCGCCGGACCTGAACCGCCTGCTGATCACCCTGCGCAACGCTATGGATAAAACCAAGCTGGTGACAGAAACCAAAACCCTGCGCCGCAAGGTGAACAAGGTGCCGGAAATGATCGGCGATTCCGCTCCCATCCTTAAAATCCGGGAAACGATCGAAAAAGTGGCGCCTACCGACGCCCGCGTACTGATCACCGGTGAAAACGGAGTAGGGAAGGAACTGGTGGCCCGCTGGCTCCACGAACGCAGCAACCGCGCCTCCGGACCAATGGTGGAAGTGAACTGCGCCGCTATTCCCAGTGAATTGATAGAAAGCGAACTTTTCGGCCATGAAAAAGGCTCTTTTACCTCCGCAGTAAAACAACGCATCGGCAAATTTGAACAGGCCAGCGGTGGCACCCTTTTCCTGGACGAAATCGGCGATATGAGCCTCAGCGCACAGGCCAAAGTGCTCCGTGCCCTGCAGGAAGGAAAGATCACCCGCGTGGGTGGCGACAAGGAAATCAGTGTCGACGTGCGCGTGGTGGCCGCTACCAACAAAGACCTCCTGAAAGAAGTGGAAGATAAAAACTTCCGCCTCGACCTTTACCACCGCCTGAGCGTGATCCTCATCCATGTGGCGTCCCTCAACGACCGCCGCGAAGATGTGCCGCTGCTGGTGGACAACTTCCTCGACGCCGTGTGCAGCGAGTACGGCATCGCCCGCAAAGGAATTGACAAAGACGCCATGAAAGCGCTGCAAAACCACAACTGGTCCGGTAATATCCGCGAACTGCGCAACGTGGTGGAGAGACTGGTGATCCTCTCCGGTAAGACCATCACGACAGAAGATGTAGAAGACTTTGTAGTGCCTGTCCGCGAAAGAAAAAAAGCAGGTTCCTGA
- a CDS encoding alpha/beta hydrolase, whose translation MPRHLYLISGLGADERIFDNLRFPAGYDIHHLKWIAPLPDEPISSYATRMAEGITADGPISLLGVSFGGIMSLEIARVRPIAQNILVSSIKHTAEKPPYYNWVRRLRLHQLPDAIIYRQRGMVVKKFLNIESKAEGQLVKEYLSKKDFTYTRWAVNTILHWKNDVIPPNLVHIHGGKDMPFPIRFVKPTHVIPDGGHFMVLNRATEMNRILTETLLR comes from the coding sequence ATGCCCAGACATCTGTATCTCATCAGCGGCCTCGGGGCCGACGAACGCATCTTCGACAACCTGCGTTTCCCGGCCGGCTATGACATACACCACCTGAAGTGGATAGCACCGCTTCCCGATGAGCCCATCAGCAGTTATGCCACCCGCATGGCGGAAGGCATCACGGCCGATGGGCCCATTTCTTTACTGGGCGTGTCTTTTGGCGGTATCATGAGCCTGGAGATCGCCCGCGTGCGGCCCATCGCACAAAATATCCTCGTTTCCAGCATTAAGCACACGGCCGAAAAGCCGCCGTATTACAACTGGGTACGCCGGCTCCGGCTCCATCAGTTGCCCGACGCCATCATCTACCGGCAACGGGGCATGGTCGTGAAAAAGTTCCTCAACATCGAATCGAAAGCAGAAGGACAGCTGGTAAAGGAATATCTCTCCAAAAAAGACTTCACCTATACCCGGTGGGCGGTAAACACGATCCTGCACTGGAAAAACGACGTCATACCTCCCAACCTGGTGCATATCCACGGAGGCAAAGACATGCCCTTTCCCATCCGTTTCGTAAAGCCTACCCATGTTATCCCCGATGGCGGCCACTTTATGGTGCTCAACCGCGCCACGGAGATGAACCGGATACTGACAGAAACCCTGCTCCGCTAG
- the lepB gene encoding signal peptidase I: MNLAFWKKNKEGQPKKKKSTAREWLDAGIFAIIAATLIRTFIFEAYTIPTPSMEKTLLVNDFLFVSKISYGPRIPMTPLAMPFVHHTMPFTKSTKAYSEAVKWKYKRLPGFSDIKRYDVVVFNFPEGDTVAIDAPDPSYYNMVRQAGWQAVNNSYQIIHRPVDKRENYIKRCMAEAGDTIKIVHGVVYVNGQPAPVPPGSQHKYVVETTGDQLNSSRLEELGIVGPEYTFDNNKYVYNLTPENVTALKQFPIVKNITVYEESNYVDFNYNMVFPHDTTHVKWTEENFGPLYIPKKGATIKLDDSNFAIYDRAIRVYEGNTLERKDGKIFINGQPADSYTFKMNYYWMMGDNRNNSLDSRFWGFVPEDHVVGKAWLIWMSYGEHGIRWSRLFRGIK; the protein is encoded by the coding sequence ATGAATCTGGCATTTTGGAAAAAAAATAAAGAAGGTCAGCCAAAGAAAAAGAAATCTACGGCGAGAGAATGGTTGGACGCTGGTATCTTTGCTATCATAGCAGCCACGCTTATCCGCACTTTTATTTTTGAGGCCTATACCATTCCTACACCTTCCATGGAAAAGACCTTGCTGGTAAACGACTTCCTCTTTGTCAGCAAAATCAGCTACGGGCCCCGTATTCCAATGACGCCGCTGGCCATGCCATTTGTGCATCACACCATGCCGTTCACCAAATCCACCAAAGCTTACTCCGAAGCCGTTAAATGGAAATACAAACGCCTCCCCGGCTTCTCCGATATCAAACGTTATGACGTAGTGGTATTTAACTTCCCGGAGGGGGACACGGTAGCCATCGATGCGCCGGACCCAAGTTATTACAACATGGTAAGACAGGCCGGCTGGCAGGCAGTCAACAATTCCTATCAGATCATTCATCGCCCGGTAGATAAAAGGGAAAACTATATCAAACGCTGTATGGCGGAAGCCGGCGATACCATTAAAATCGTACACGGTGTTGTGTATGTGAATGGTCAGCCAGCCCCGGTGCCTCCCGGCAGCCAGCACAAATACGTGGTGGAAACCACCGGCGACCAGCTGAATTCCAGCCGCCTGGAAGAACTGGGCATCGTTGGCCCTGAATATACTTTCGATAACAACAAGTATGTGTATAACCTTACACCGGAGAACGTAACGGCACTCAAACAATTCCCGATCGTAAAAAACATTACGGTCTACGAAGAGTCCAACTATGTTGATTTTAACTACAACATGGTGTTCCCGCACGATACCACGCATGTCAAATGGACAGAGGAAAACTTCGGACCGCTGTATATCCCGAAGAAAGGGGCTACCATCAAACTGGATGACAGCAACTTCGCCATTTATGACCGCGCCATCCGTGTGTATGAAGGCAATACGCTGGAACGGAAAGATGGTAAAATCTTCATCAACGGTCAGCCTGCAGACTCCTATACTTTTAAAATGAACTACTACTGGATGATGGGGGACAACCGCAACAATTCCCTCGACTCCCGTTTCTGGGGATTTGTACCGGAAGACCACGTGGTGGGTAAGGCATGGTTGATCTGGATGAGTTACGGAGAACACGGCATCCGCTGGAGCCGTCTTTTCAGAGGTATCAAATAA
- a CDS encoding pyruvate dehydrogenase complex E1 component subunit beta, with translation MRQIAFRQALREALQEEFRRDERVLLMGEEVAEYNGAYKVSQGMLDEFGPKRVIDTPIAELGFAAIGVGAAQNGLRPVVEFMTWNFATLALDQILNTASKMLAMSGGQVGCPIVFRGPNGSAGQLGAQHSTAFESYYANIPGLKVISVSNPYDAKGLLKAAIRDDDPVVFMESEVMYGDMGEVPEEEYIIPIGKADIKRAGKDVTIVSFNKMMKVALGAAEELAKEGIEAEVIDLRTIRPLDWFTILESVKKTNRLVIVEEQWPFASVSSEIAYRIQKEGFDYLDAPIRRITAPDAPMHYAPNLVKLYMPDVERTVKLVKEVMYMKK, from the coding sequence ATGCGTCAGATAGCTTTCAGACAAGCCTTAAGAGAAGCCCTGCAGGAGGAATTTCGCCGTGATGAACGGGTATTACTGATGGGGGAGGAAGTAGCCGAATACAATGGTGCTTATAAAGTGAGCCAGGGAATGCTCGATGAGTTTGGTCCAAAACGTGTGATCGACACGCCGATCGCTGAACTTGGATTTGCTGCCATTGGCGTTGGTGCTGCGCAGAACGGCCTTCGCCCGGTAGTGGAATTTATGACCTGGAACTTCGCAACACTGGCTTTAGACCAGATCCTGAATACGGCTTCCAAAATGCTCGCCATGAGTGGCGGCCAGGTTGGCTGTCCGATTGTTTTCCGCGGACCTAACGGTTCTGCCGGTCAGCTGGGCGCTCAGCACTCCACTGCTTTCGAAAGCTACTATGCTAACATCCCCGGCCTGAAAGTGATCTCCGTTTCCAATCCATACGATGCTAAAGGTTTGCTCAAAGCGGCTATCCGCGACGACGATCCGGTTGTTTTCATGGAAAGCGAAGTGATGTACGGTGACATGGGCGAAGTACCTGAAGAGGAATACATCATCCCGATCGGAAAAGCTGATATCAAACGTGCCGGTAAAGACGTGACCATCGTTTCTTTCAATAAAATGATGAAAGTAGCCCTGGGTGCTGCGGAAGAACTGGCTAAAGAAGGCATCGAAGCGGAAGTGATCGACCTGCGTACCATCCGTCCGCTGGACTGGTTCACCATCCTCGAGTCTGTTAAGAAAACCAACCGCCTCGTGATCGTGGAAGAACAATGGCCGTTCGCCAGCGTTTCTTCTGAAATCGCTTACCGCATCCAGAAAGAAGGTTTCGATTACCTCGATGCACCTATCCGCCGTATCACTGCTCCTGATGCTCCCATGCACTACGCACCGAACCTGGTGAAACTGTACATGCCGGACGTGGAGCGTACTGTGAAACTGGTGAAAGAAGTAATGTACATGAAGAAATAA